GCTGCGCGACCTGCTGCTCGACCACCGGCCCTTTTTCTGGATGGCGCAGGTGGACTACGTCTGGGGCATCATGGCGCTGAGCGTGGCGGCCATGCTGTTCATGCGCGCGCGCCACATCGCCCCCACCGAACGCCTAATGCGCTGGCCCGACACCCTGGGCCTGGGCCTGTTTGCCGCCATCGGCACCGACCTGGCAATGGCGCAGGGCACGCCGGCGCTGCTCGCCGTCTGCCTGGGGGTGACCACCGCCGTCGCCGGCGGCGTGCTGCGCGACGTGGTCTGCAACGACATTCCCCAGGCCCTGCACGACCACCGCCCCTACGCCCTGTGCGCCTTTGCCGGCGGCTGGGCCGACGTCGGCCTGCGCCAGCTCGATGCCCCCGCCTGGATGCCGCTGGTGGCCTGCCTGCTGGTGACGGTGAGCCTGCGCTTCATCGCCCTGCGCTGGAACTGGCAACTGCCGGCCTGGAAACTTTGACGCCCCGAGCCTGCTACCCTCTGCCCCCATGTTCAACCCCACCCAAGCCGACGTGCGGCGCTTTTTCTGCGCCGTGCACGCCAAAACCCAGGCCGGCCAACCCATGGAGGCCATCGAGACGCTGGCCAGCCTGTGGATCGCCGAGCACCCCGAGTACCACGCCGAGCTGGCCGACGCCGACGCCGCCGTGGCGCACAACTACGACCTCGAACCCGAGCGCACAAACCCGTTTTTGCACCTGTCCATGCACCTGTCGATCAGCGAGCAGTGCAGCATCGACCAGCCGCGCGGCATCCGCCAGGCGGTGGAGCTGCTGGCGCGGCGCCGGCCCTCGCTGCACGCTGCGCACCACGTGGCCATGGAGTGCCTGGGCCAGATGCTGGCCGACAGCCAGCGCTCGGGCCACCCGCCCGACGGCGCGGCCTACGTCGCCGCCGTG
This DNA window, taken from Acidovorax sp. HDW3, encodes the following:
- a CDS encoding trimeric intracellular cation channel family protein; its protein translation is MPLAEPSWLPSLRLAIEIAATAAFALSGVLVAARKRLDAVGVCVAAFLTAFGGGTLRDLLLDHRPFFWMAQVDYVWGIMALSVAAMLFMRARHIAPTERLMRWPDTLGLGLFAAIGTDLAMAQGTPALLAVCLGVTTAVAGGVLRDVVCNDIPQALHDHRPYALCAFAGGWADVGLRQLDAPAWMPLVACLLVTVSLRFIALRWNWQLPAWKL
- a CDS encoding DUF1841 family protein, yielding MFNPTQADVRRFFCAVHAKTQAGQPMEAIETLASLWIAEHPEYHAELADADAAVAHNYDLEPERTNPFLHLSMHLSISEQCSIDQPRGIRQAVELLARRRPSLHAAHHVAMECLGQMLADSQRSGHPPDGAAYVAAVQRHATRD